The following are encoded in a window of Arvicanthis niloticus isolate mArvNil1 chromosome 1, mArvNil1.pat.X, whole genome shotgun sequence genomic DNA:
- the Neu3 gene encoding sialidase-3 — protein MLPISVIWRQLPCASLLARVILVLLLPALAQRCLGLFRRLRFLSLLSCLHCPSSASDLPPRLHGRAQRASGAEVMEEVSSCSLSSTVFQQEEQNGITYRIPALLYIPPTHTFLAFAENRTSCRDEDAAHLVLRRGVMKGRSVQWGPQQPLMEATLPGHRTMNPCPVWEKNTGRVYLFFICVRGHVTERFQITWGKNAAHLCFLCSEDDGCSWGEVKDLTEEVFGSVMKHFATFAVGPGHGIQLHSGRLIIPAYAYCISHWFFCFPCSVKPHSLMIYSDDLGVTWHRGKFIRPQMTGECQVAEVSGTAGNPVLYCNARTSNRFRAEAFSTDSGGCFQKPTLNPQLYETHSGCQGSVVSFRPLKMPNICQDWSGKDAPTTQKCPLLNSSLEVEEGAGAPSGTWLLYSHPTSTKKRINLGIYYNQNPLEVNCWSRPWILNCGPSGYSDLAVVEEQGLLACLFECGEKHEYERIDFRLFSDQEVLSCEDCTSPSSK, from the exons ATGCTGCCCATCTCAGTCATCTGGCGCCAGCTCCCCTGCGCGTCCCTTCTGGCCCGAGTGATCCTTGTCTTATTACTGCCAGCTCTTGCGCAGCGGTGTTTGGGTTTGTTTCGGCGTCTGCGGTTTCTATCGCTGCTATCCTGTCTCCATTGCCCCAGCTCAGCTTCAGACCTTCCTCCGAGACTCCACGGGAGAGCCCAGAGAGCCTCCGGAGCCG AAGTCATGGAAGAAGTTTCATCCTGCTCTCTCAGCAGCACTGTGTTCCAGCAGGAGGAACAGAACGGGATTACCTACCGGATTCCAGCCCTGCTGTACATTCCTCCCACCCATACCTTCCTGGCCTTTGCAGAGAATCGTACCTCATGCAGAGATGAGGATGCTGCCCACCTGGTGCTCAGACGAGGGGTGATGAAGGGGCGCTCTGTACAG TGGGGCCCCCAACAGCCACTGATGGAGGCCACATTACCTGGGCATCGCACCATGAACCCCTGCCCTGTGTGGGAGAAGAATACTGGCCGTGTGTACCTGTTTTTCATCTGTGTGCGGGGCCACGTTACTGAGAGATTTCAGATTACATGGGGCAAGAATGctgcccatctctgcttcctttgcAGTGAGGATGATGGGTGCTCATGGGGTGAAGTGAAAGACTTGACTGAGGAAGTCTTCGGCTCAGTGATGAAGCACTTTGCCACGTTTGCTGTGGGCCCAGGCCATGGCATCCAGCTGCACTCAGGGAGGCTGATCATCCCTGCCTATGCCTACTGTATCTCACACTGGTTCTTCTGCTTTCCATGTTCAGTCAAGCCACATTCCCTGATGATCTACAGTGATGACTTAGGAGTCACATGGCACCGTGGCAAGTTCATTAGGCCCCAGATGACAGGGGAGTGCCAAGTGGCAGAAGTGTCTGGGACAGCTGGTAACCCTGTGCTCTATTGCAATGCTAGAACATCAAACAGATTCCGAGCAGAGGCTTTTAGCACTGATAGTGGTGGCTGCTTTCAGAAACCAACCCTGAACCCACAACTCTATGAGACTCACAGTGGTTGCCAAGGAAGTGTAGTGAGTTTCCGGCCTTTGAAGATGCCAAACATATGTCAAGACTGGAGTGGTAAAGATGCTCCCACTACTCAAAAATGCCCTCTGCTGAACAGTtctctggaggtggaggagggagcTGGAGCACCATCAGGAACATGGCTCTTGTACTCACATCCGACTAGCACGAAGAAGAGAATTAACCTAGGTATCTACTATAATCAGAACCCCTTGGAGGTGAACTGCTGGTCCCGCCCGTGGATCTTGAACTGTGGGCCCAGTGGCTACTCTGATCTGGCTGTTGTGGAAGAACAGGGCTTGTTGGCATGTTTGTTTGAGTGTGGGGAGAAGCATGAGTATGAGCGGATTGACTTCCGTCTGTTTTCAGACCAAGAGGTCCTGAGCTGTGAAGACTGTACCAGCCCTAGTAGCAAGTAA